In the genome of Aequorivita sp. H23M31, the window AAGGTATTTCTCTATAGGATTGAAAGAGAAATGAATGAATAACTTACACAATTCAATTAACAGAAAATATTAAAATCATAGATTCAGCACCCCAATGCAAATCCTTATATTTGTTAAACCATGAATCCCGAGATAAACAAAATAATAATCGAAACGCTTTTGCCCATTGAACCGAAACAGATTGCTGTTTTTGGGAGTTATGCGCGTGGGGAAATGACCGAGGAGAGTGATATTGACGTTTTATACGATTTTAAGAAATGCATCTCTTTGTTTGATTTGGTTGGAATGAAGTTGGATTTGGAAGAAAGACTTAAACGAAAAATTGACTTGGTTTCAAAAAAGGGTCTTAAAGAGTGGATAAAACCTTTCGTAATGCGGGACTTAAATACAATTTATGAAAAAGATTAATTCAGGGTATATTTCCGATATCCTTGAATATATAGGCTACGTGGAAAAATTCATTTCTCAAGATGTCTCCGATAGTGACAGCTTATCGACAAAAAGACTGAGTTTGCAATAATTAGATGTTTCGAAGTAATAGGAGAGGCCACCAAAAGATTAGATAATAATTTCAAAACAAAATATCCAGACGTGCCTTGGAAGAAAATGGCTGCTTTTAGAGATGTTTTAATTCACGATTACGAAAGGCTGATCCCTGAAATGATTTTAAAAACACCTGAAGAAGACCTGCCAAATTTAAAACGGCAATTACTTCACATCCTCGAAAACGAAAAATAGCAAAAAAACCATACCACATTCCAACTCTCTATCTTTGAATCATTTATGAATCCTGAAATAAACAAAATAATCATCAAAACGCTTATGCCATTCAAACCAAAGTTTCTGTTTTTGGGAGTTACGCACGTGGGGAAATGACTGAGGATAGTGATATAGATATCTTAGTGGATTTTCCTAAGGGAGTTACTTATCTCGATATTGGAGGCATCTATATGGATTTAATCTAACAATTAAAAAGAAAAATCGATTTGGTCACTAAAGGTGGTTTAAAGTCAGAGTTTAAACCTTTTATAGAGAAGGATTTAATTGAGATATATAATGCAGCATAAAATACAACGCCCAAGTAAAGAAAAATCTCGCTAATGAACATTAATTCCCTCCAAGGAGAAGATTACACCGAAGGCCAAGTAATCTTGATTGATAAACCATTGGGATGGACCTCATTTCAAGTAGTTAACAAAGTTCGGTGGCTTATCAGAAAACAATTCGGTATAAAAAAGATTAAAGTGGGCCATGCTGGAACGCTAGATCCCTTGGCAACGGGCCTACTGATAATTTGCTCTGGAAAATTCACTAAAAAAATCGATACCTACCAAGCCCAGGAAAAGGAATATACCGGAACTTTCACTTTGGGCGCGACAACGCCAAGTTACGACTTGGAAACAGAGATTGACCAAACTTTCGATATTTCCAATATTACTTCCGAAGATATAAAAAATGCCGTAAACCATTTTTTAGGAGAAATTAAACAACAGCCTCCCGTATTTTCTGCTTTGAAGAAAGAGGGAAAACGACTGTATGAGTTTGCCCGAAATGGAGAAGAAGTG includes:
- a CDS encoding nucleotidyltransferase family protein, translating into MNPEINKIIIETLLPIEPKQIAVFGSYARGEMTEESDIDVLYDFKKCISLFDLVGMKLDLEERLKRKIDLVSKKGLKEWIKPFVMRDLNTIYEKD
- a CDS encoding HepT-like ribonuclease domain-containing protein, which encodes MGEATKRLDNNFKTKYPDVPWKKMAAFRDVLIHDYERLIPEMILKTPEEDLPNLKRQLLHILENEK
- the truB gene encoding tRNA pseudouridine(55) synthase TruB produces the protein MNINSLQGEDYTEGQVILIDKPLGWTSFQVVNKVRWLIRKQFGIKKIKVGHAGTLDPLATGLLIICSGKFTKKIDTYQAQEKEYTGTFTLGATTPSYDLETEIDQTFDISNITSEDIKNAVNHFLGEIKQQPPVFSALKKEGKRLYEFARNGEEVEIPFRNVMISEFEITKIELPKVDFRVVCSKGTYIRSLANDFGKALKNGAHLSVLRRTKIGDFSVENAVGIKEFEDSLTS